A portion of the Cydia strobilella chromosome 5, ilCydStro3.1, whole genome shotgun sequence genome contains these proteins:
- the LOC134741388 gene encoding MORN repeat-containing protein 4 homolog isoform X2 yields the protein MVDVVDPGVVKTGAYKYEDGTRYVGEWNLKGQKHGMGHLVLPDGTRYDGALSGGLCSGLGLMAFPDGAKYEGEFMQGWFHGHGVFWRADGMKFEGEFRGGRVWGLGLVTFSDGSNGFPRNEGFFQDCRLVRRKRCPEVVQRAQKVAYMARAQCQQM from the exons ATGGTCGACG TCGTAGATCCCGGTGTGGTGAAGACAGGCGCTTACAAGTATGAAGACGGGACACGGTACGTCGGAGAGTGGAACTTGAAGGGCCAGAAGCATGGCATGGGCCACTTAGTGCTACCAGATGGTACGCGGTACGATGGCGCGCTGAGCGGTGGGCTCTGCTCTGGGCTGGGACTAATGGCCTTTCCTGATGGTGCCAa GTACGAAGGCGAGTTCATGCAAGGCTGGTTCCACGGACATGGCGTGTTTTGGCGCGCCGACGGCATGAAGTTTGAAGGGGAGTTCAGAGGTGGACGCGTTTGGGGTCTCG GGTTAGTGACTTTCAGCGATGGCAGCAATGGCTTCCCTCGCAATGAGGGATTCTTCCAAGATTGTAGACTGGTGCGCCGCAAGCGCTGCCCCGAGGTCGTGCAACGCGCGCAGAAGGTCGCGTACATGGCCCGAGCACAGTGCCAACAGATGTAA
- the LOC134741388 gene encoding MORN repeat-containing protein 4 homolog isoform X1, producing MCNLVVDPGVVKTGAYKYEDGTRYVGEWNLKGQKHGMGHLVLPDGTRYDGALSGGLCSGLGLMAFPDGAKYEGEFMQGWFHGHGVFWRADGMKFEGEFRGGRVWGLGLVTFSDGSNGFPRNEGFFQDCRLVRRKRCPEVVQRAQKVAYMARAQCQQM from the exons ATGTGTAATTTAGTCGTAGATCCCGGTGTGGTGAAGACAGGCGCTTACAAGTATGAAGACGGGACACGGTACGTCGGAGAGTGGAACTTGAAGGGCCAGAAGCATGGCATGGGCCACTTAGTGCTACCAGATGGTACGCGGTACGATGGCGCGCTGAGCGGTGGGCTCTGCTCTGGGCTGGGACTAATGGCCTTTCCTGATGGTGCCAa GTACGAAGGCGAGTTCATGCAAGGCTGGTTCCACGGACATGGCGTGTTTTGGCGCGCCGACGGCATGAAGTTTGAAGGGGAGTTCAGAGGTGGACGCGTTTGGGGTCTCG GGTTAGTGACTTTCAGCGATGGCAGCAATGGCTTCCCTCGCAATGAGGGATTCTTCCAAGATTGTAGACTGGTGCGCCGCAAGCGCTGCCCCGAGGTCGTGCAACGCGCGCAGAAGGTCGCGTACATGGCCCGAGCACAGTGCCAACAGATGTAA
- the LOC134741383 gene encoding very long chain fatty acid elongase 4-like isoform X2: MTTQILNSTQSVLKDSYDYYLWTLSLSDNRTKGWPLVDSPAPTVFYTMLYLFIVWSGPKLMKNRQPFQLTWLLVPYNLAMAGLNAYIAVRLLTASFRLRYSYVCEPCRQKYDPDELQIADAVWWYYFSKLLEFCDTFFFILRKKDEQLTFLHVYHHSTMFSFWWIGIKWVPSGSTFLPAMVNSAIHVLMYTYYGLSVFGPAVSKFLWWKKYLTILQLIQFTAALVLGINGIRMGCEFPLWMHYVLIIYMISFIVLFGNFYIKAYLAKGSKCMEVRYGECLDDEETIAKRKLKQN, encoded by the exons ATGACGACGCAAATATTAAATTCGACGCAGAGTGTTTTGAAAGACTCCTACGATTACTACCTATGGACACTATCATTGTCGG ATAACAGAACAAAAGGATGGCCGCTAGTCGACTCCCCAGCTCCAACAGTATTTTACACAATGTTGTATCTGTTCATCGTATGGTCAGGACCCAAACTCATGAAGAACCGTCAACCGTTCCAATTGACTTGGTTATTAGTGCCTTATAATCTGGCTATGGCTGGTCTGAATGCTTACATAGCCGTAAGGTTACTCACGGCATCTTTTCGATTAAGATATAGTTATGTATGCGAGCCATGCCGGCAAAAATATGACCCTGATGAATTACAA ATAGCAGATGCAGTGTGGTGGTACTACTTCTCGAAGCTTCTAGAATTCTGCGATACATTCTTCTTCATTCTGCGGAAGAAGGACGAGCAGCTCACCTTCTTGCATGTTTACCATCACTCCACTATGTTCAGCTTCTGGTGGATCGGCATCAAGTGGGTGCCAAGTGGATCAA CATTCCTGCCAGCCATGGTGAACAGCGCTATCCACGTTCTCATGTACACCTACTATGGACTCTCGGTGTTCGGCCCCGCCGTCAGCAAGTTTCTTTGGTGGAAGAAATATCTCACAATCCTTCAACTG ATCCAATTCACAGCTGCGCTAGTCTTAGGTATTAACGGCATCCGCATGGGCTGCGAGTTCCCCCTTTGGATGCACTACGTCCTTATCATCTACATGATCTCCTTCATCGTTCTCTTTGGAAACTTCTACATAAAAGCCTATCTAGCAAag GGAAGCAAATGTATGGAGGTGAGGTATGGCGAGTGCCTGGACGATGAAGAAACAATCGCAAAGAGGaaacttaaacaaaattaa
- the LOC134741383 gene encoding very long chain fatty acid elongase 4-like isoform X1 yields the protein MDDVYKKTLSHFKMTTQILNSTQSVLKDSYDYYLWTLSLSDNRTKGWPLVDSPAPTVFYTMLYLFIVWSGPKLMKNRQPFQLTWLLVPYNLAMAGLNAYIAVRLLTASFRLRYSYVCEPCRQKYDPDELQIADAVWWYYFSKLLEFCDTFFFILRKKDEQLTFLHVYHHSTMFSFWWIGIKWVPSGSTFLPAMVNSAIHVLMYTYYGLSVFGPAVSKFLWWKKYLTILQLIQFTAALVLGINGIRMGCEFPLWMHYVLIIYMISFIVLFGNFYIKAYLAKGSKCMEVRYGECLDDEETIAKRKLKQN from the exons ATCACATTTCAAAATGACGACGCAAATATTAAATTCGACGCAGAGTGTTTTGAAAGACTCCTACGATTACTACCTATGGACACTATCATTGTCGG ATAACAGAACAAAAGGATGGCCGCTAGTCGACTCCCCAGCTCCAACAGTATTTTACACAATGTTGTATCTGTTCATCGTATGGTCAGGACCCAAACTCATGAAGAACCGTCAACCGTTCCAATTGACTTGGTTATTAGTGCCTTATAATCTGGCTATGGCTGGTCTGAATGCTTACATAGCCGTAAGGTTACTCACGGCATCTTTTCGATTAAGATATAGTTATGTATGCGAGCCATGCCGGCAAAAATATGACCCTGATGAATTACAA ATAGCAGATGCAGTGTGGTGGTACTACTTCTCGAAGCTTCTAGAATTCTGCGATACATTCTTCTTCATTCTGCGGAAGAAGGACGAGCAGCTCACCTTCTTGCATGTTTACCATCACTCCACTATGTTCAGCTTCTGGTGGATCGGCATCAAGTGGGTGCCAAGTGGATCAA CATTCCTGCCAGCCATGGTGAACAGCGCTATCCACGTTCTCATGTACACCTACTATGGACTCTCGGTGTTCGGCCCCGCCGTCAGCAAGTTTCTTTGGTGGAAGAAATATCTCACAATCCTTCAACTG ATCCAATTCACAGCTGCGCTAGTCTTAGGTATTAACGGCATCCGCATGGGCTGCGAGTTCCCCCTTTGGATGCACTACGTCCTTATCATCTACATGATCTCCTTCATCGTTCTCTTTGGAAACTTCTACATAAAAGCCTATCTAGCAAag GGAAGCAAATGTATGGAGGTGAGGTATGGCGAGTGCCTGGACGATGAAGAAACAATCGCAAAGAGGaaacttaaacaaaattaa